In Rutidosis leptorrhynchoides isolate AG116_Rl617_1_P2 chromosome 2, CSIRO_AGI_Rlap_v1, whole genome shotgun sequence, one genomic interval encodes:
- the LOC139890988 gene encoding pyrophosphate--fructose 6-phosphate 1-phosphotransferase subunit beta-like translates to MTTDNGDAKPGRCASVYSDVQTSRLNVTLPLPSVLKSSFDVVDGPKSSAAGNPDEIAKLFPNLFGQPSASLKEGGSLPEKSLKIGVVLSGGQAPGGHNVISGIFDYLQNRTQGSMMYGFRGGPAGVMKSKYVNLTNEFVYPYRNQGGFDMICSGRDKIETPEQFQEARETVTKLDLDGLVVIGGDDSNTNACLLAENFRANDLKTRVIGCPKTIDGDLKCKEVPTSFGFDTACKIYSEMIGNLMVDARSTGKYYHFVRLMGRAASHITLECALQTHPNITIIGEEVAEQKQTVKNVTDYITNIICKRADAGYNYGIILIPEGLIDFIPEVQQLIAELNEILAHDVVDQEGAWKKKLRSQSHELFEILPKAIQEQLLLERDPHGNVQVAKIETEKMLIQMVEAELESRKKAGTYNKDFKGQPHFFGYEGRCGLPSNFDSNYCYALGYGAAALLHSGKTGLISSVGNLGAPVEDWTVGGTALTSLMDVERRHGKFKPVIKKAMVELEGAPFKKFASMRDDWSIKNRYINPGPVQFVGSSSDDINHTLRLELGAQA, encoded by the exons ATGACGACCGACAACGGCGATGCGAAACCAGGCCGCTGCGCCTCTGTTTACAGTGATGTACAGACTAGCCGCCTTAACGTTACTCTTCCTCTTCCGTCCGTACTAAAATCCTCATTTGATGTTGTCGATGGACCTAAAAGTTCCGCTGCCGGCAATCCAG ACGAAATCGCAAAGCTCTTTCCGAATCTGTTTGGGCAGCCGTCAGCGTCCTTGAAGGAAGGAGGCTCATTACCAGAGAAGAGTCTAAAGATTGGTGTTGTTCTATCTGGAGGACAGGCTCCTGGTGGACACAACGTGATTTCTGGGATTTTCG ACTACTTACAGAATAGGACCCAAGGTAGCATGATGTATGGATTCAGGGGTGGCCCGGCTGGAGTTATGAAATCTAAGTATGTCAACTTGACCAATGAATTTGTCTATCCATACAGAAATCAG GGTGGCTTTGATATGATCTGCAGTGGAAGGGACAAGATTGAAACACCTGAGCAG TTTCAAGAAGCACGGGAAACAGTTACAAAGCTTGATTTGGATGGACTCGTCGTCATTGGAGGGGATGACTCCAATACAAATGCTTGCCTGCTAgcagaaaactttag gGCTAATGACTTAAAAACTCGGGTGATTGGATGCCCGAAGACCATTGATGGTGACTTGAAGTGCAAAGAAGTTCCAACAAGCTTCGGATTTGACACCGCATGCAAG ATATATTCAGAAATGATTGGAAATTTGATGGTAGATGCACGTTCAACTGGAAAATATTATCACT TTGTAAGGTTAATGGGCCGCGCTGCATCACACATTACTCTTGAATGTGCTTTGCAGACTCATCCAAACATAACAATCATTGGAGAAGAG GTTGCTGAACAAAAGCAGACAGTAAAAAATGTTACAGATTATATAACAAATATAATCTGTAAGCGTGCAGATGCAGGTTACAATTATGGTATTATCCTCATCCCAGAAGGTCTGATTGATTTCATTCCAGAG GTGCAACAACTTATTGCAGAACTGAATGAAATTTTAGCTCATGATGTTGTTGATCAAGAAGGTGCATGGAAAAAGAAACTTAGGAGCCAATCTCATGAACTTTTCGAGATACTACCGAAAGCAATTCAAGAACAACTTCTTCTTGAAAGAGATCCTCATGGAAATGTGCAG GTTGCAAAAATAGAAACTGAAAAGATGCTCATTCAAATGGTGGAAGCTGAACTAGAGAGTAGGAAAAAGGCTGGTACTTATAACAAGGATTTCAAAGGCCAGCCACACTTTTTTGG TTATGAAGGTAGATGTGGGTTGCCTTCTAATTTTGACTCAAACTACTGCTATGCTTTGGGTTATGGTGCTGCAGCTCTGCTACATTCTGGGAAGACAGGATTAATTTCTTCG GTAGGAAATTTGGGAGCTCCGGTTGAAGATTGGACTGTAGGTGGGACAGCGTTGACATCTTTAATGGATGTTGAGAGGAGACATG GCAAGTTCAAGCCTGTGATTAAGAAAGCAATGGTGGAACTTGAAG GTGCTCCTTTCAAGAAGTTTGCGTCTATGCGTGATGACTGGTCTATAAAGAATCGCTACATTAATCCCG GTCCTGTTCAGTTTGTTGGTTCTTCATCTGATGATATCAATCACACCCTAAGGTTGGAACTCGGAGCCCAAGCGTAG